A section of the Pseudomonas sp. Q1-7 genome encodes:
- a CDS encoding RNA polymerase sigma factor: protein MDDVELRRYVESIYRSDSRRVLATLIRLLGDFDLAEEALHDAFIAAVQQWPRDGIPANPRAWLVSAGRFKAIDSLRRRARFDTSKHHLVEELEEAASAFEEGEDVEDDRLRLIFTCCHPALPADAQVPLTLREVCDLKTEEIARAFLSSPSTIAQRIVRAKAKIRDAQIPYQVPALAELPERLDNVLRVIYLVFNEGYSASAGDSLIRTDLSAEAIRLARLLLELLPDPEVMGLLALMLLHDSRRAARATKDGELILLDDQDRSLWDRAQIAEGLALVSQALASRRVGVYLLQAAIAAVHAQAPDSARTDWGQIVGLYDVLQRLLQSPVVALNRAVAIAMRDGPEAGLVEVDALLQGGELRDYHLAHAARADFCRRLGRKAEAVEAYREALARVRQEPERRFIEKRLRELET, encoded by the coding sequence ATGGACGACGTGGAGCTGCGCCGGTACGTGGAGTCGATCTATCGCAGCGACTCGCGCCGTGTGCTGGCCACCCTGATCCGTCTGCTGGGGGATTTCGATCTGGCCGAGGAAGCCCTGCACGACGCCTTCATCGCCGCCGTGCAGCAGTGGCCGCGGGACGGCATCCCCGCCAACCCGCGCGCCTGGCTGGTGTCGGCCGGGCGCTTCAAGGCCATCGACAGCCTGCGCCGGCGTGCCCGCTTCGATACCTCCAAGCACCATCTGGTGGAGGAACTGGAGGAGGCCGCCAGCGCCTTCGAGGAGGGCGAGGACGTGGAGGACGACCGCCTGCGGCTGATCTTCACCTGCTGCCACCCGGCACTGCCGGCCGACGCCCAGGTGCCCCTGACCCTGCGCGAGGTCTGCGACCTGAAGACCGAGGAAATCGCCCGCGCTTTCCTCAGCAGCCCGTCCACCATCGCCCAGCGCATCGTCCGCGCCAAGGCGAAGATCCGCGACGCGCAAATCCCCTATCAAGTGCCGGCACTGGCCGAGTTGCCGGAGCGCCTGGATAACGTGCTGCGGGTCATCTACCTGGTATTCAACGAAGGCTATTCCGCCTCCGCCGGTGACAGCCTGATCCGCACCGACCTCTCGGCCGAAGCCATCCGCCTGGCGCGGCTGCTGCTCGAACTGCTGCCGGACCCGGAAGTCATGGGCCTGCTGGCGCTGATGCTTCTGCACGACTCGCGTCGCGCCGCCCGCGCCACCAAGGATGGAGAGCTGATCCTGCTGGACGACCAGGATCGCTCCCTGTGGGATCGCGCGCAGATCGCCGAAGGCCTCGCCCTGGTGAGCCAGGCCCTGGCCAGCCGGCGCGTCGGCGTCTACCTGCTGCAGGCAGCGATTGCCGCCGTGCATGCCCAGGCGCCGGATTCGGCGCGTACCGACTGGGGCCAGATCGTTGGTCTTTACGACGTGCTGCAGCGCCTGCTGCAGTCACCGGTCGTGGCGCTCAACCGCGCCGTGGCCATTGCCATGCGCGACGGCCCCGAGGCGGGGCTGGTGGAGGTGGACGCCCTGTTGCAAGGTGGCGAACTGCGTGACTACCACCTGGCCCATGCGGCCCGTGCCGATTTCTGCCGACGCCTCGGGCGCAAGGCCGAGGCCGTTGAGGCCTATCGCGAGGCCCTGGCACGGGTGCGCCAGGAACCTGAGCGACGTTTCATCGAGAAGCGCCTGCGCGAACTGGAAACCTGA
- a CDS encoding YciI family protein yields MKYLCLIYIEEARLASLTDADYQAIAGECLDYTEQLTASGHYLASNALESVRTATTLRMQGGRVSMTDGPFAETKEQLGGFYLIEARDLNEALQIASKIPPGRLGCIEVRPVREPEVRPSLQAS; encoded by the coding sequence ATGAAATACCTCTGCCTGATCTATATCGAAGAAGCCAGGCTGGCCAGCCTGACCGACGCCGACTACCAGGCCATCGCCGGCGAATGCCTGGACTACACCGAGCAGCTCACCGCCAGCGGCCACTACCTGGCCTCCAATGCCCTGGAGTCGGTGCGCACCGCCACCACCCTGCGCATGCAGGGCGGGCGCGTGTCGATGACCGATGGCCCCTTCGCGGAAACCAAGGAGCAGCTCGGCGGCTTCTACCTGATCGAGGCCCGCGACCTCAACGAAGCCTTGCAGATCGCCTCGAAGATCCCGCCGGGGCGCCTGGGTTGCATCGAGGTGCGGCCAGTGCGCGAGCCTGAGGTGCGGCCGAGCCTCCAGGCTTCATGA
- a CDS encoding SRPBCC family protein has product MYKAILAIIVIAILGVLGYAAISPDHFRIERTTTIAAPPEKVFPLINDLRKWTAWSPWEKLDPALKRSYRGPKEGVGAVYAWQGNNEVGAGSMEITRSEPDAKVEIKLDFQMPFEAHNTAEFTLRPQNGGTEVTWAMYGPSPYTHRLMQVFFDMDDMVGGKFDQGLLNLKAVAEK; this is encoded by the coding sequence ATGTACAAAGCCATACTCGCCATCATCGTCATCGCGATTCTGGGCGTGCTGGGGTACGCCGCGATCAGCCCGGACCATTTCCGCATCGAGCGCACTACCACCATCGCGGCGCCGCCGGAGAAGGTCTTCCCGCTGATCAACGACCTGCGCAAGTGGACCGCCTGGTCGCCCTGGGAAAAGCTCGACCCGGCCCTGAAGCGCAGCTACAGGGGGCCGAAGGAAGGGGTGGGCGCGGTCTACGCCTGGCAGGGCAACAACGAGGTGGGCGCGGGCAGCATGGAAATCACCCGGAGCGAGCCGGACGCCAAGGTGGAGATCAAGCTGGATTTCCAGATGCCCTTCGAGGCCCACAACACCGCCGAATTCACCCTGCGCCCGCAGAATGGCGGCACCGAGGTCACCTGGGCCATGTACGGCCCCTCGCCCTATACCCATCGGTTGATGCAGGTGTTCTTCGACATGGACGACATGGTTGGCGGCAAGTTCGACCAGGGCCTGCTGAATCTCAAGGCCGTCGCCGAGAAATAG
- a CDS encoding LysR family transcriptional regulator, translating into MQYRIEHADLALVLALVRGGTLARAAELLRVDVSTVFRSLRRLEQALGSVLFEKSRAGYLPNAAAQRLAQQAELAERALETARLGLEQGREVLSGTLRLTCTDAVLHGLLLPALERFMPAYPALELELTTSNDFANLSRRDADIALRLTTAPPEHLVGRCLGPVPYVLCAAQSYLARVSVSDPARMAWIAPDDFLPNHPSLVWRRQRYPDVQPAYRCNSMLSVAQLVRAGLGVAALPEFLVRDDPAMRLLETNLPGCASALWLLTRPDCRALRSVTTLFEELGRHIRLPDTAAQSG; encoded by the coding sequence ATGCAATACAGGATCGAACACGCCGACCTCGCCCTGGTGCTGGCGCTGGTGCGTGGCGGCACCCTGGCGCGGGCCGCCGAATTGCTCAGGGTGGATGTCTCCACCGTATTCCGTTCCCTGCGCCGCCTGGAGCAGGCGCTGGGCAGCGTGCTGTTCGAAAAGAGCCGCGCAGGCTACCTGCCGAATGCAGCGGCGCAACGCCTGGCGCAGCAGGCCGAGCTGGCGGAAAGGGCGCTGGAAACCGCGCGTCTGGGACTGGAGCAGGGGCGCGAGGTGCTCAGCGGCACCCTGCGCCTGACCTGCACCGACGCGGTCCTCCACGGTCTGCTGCTGCCCGCCCTGGAGCGCTTCATGCCGGCCTACCCGGCGCTGGAACTGGAGCTGACCACCTCCAACGACTTCGCCAACCTCAGCCGCCGCGACGCCGACATCGCCTTGCGCCTGACCACTGCGCCGCCGGAGCACCTGGTGGGGCGCTGCCTGGGGCCCGTGCCTTATGTGCTCTGCGCGGCGCAAAGCTACCTGGCGCGGGTGTCCGTCTCCGATCCGGCGCGTATGGCCTGGATCGCCCCCGACGATTTCCTGCCCAACCACCCCAGCCTGGTCTGGCGGCGCCAGCGCTACCCCGACGTGCAGCCGGCTTACCGCTGCAACAGCATGTTGTCGGTGGCGCAACTGGTGCGTGCCGGCCTTGGAGTGGCGGCCCTGCCGGAATTCCTGGTGCGCGATGACCCGGCAATGCGGTTGCTGGAGACCAACCTGCCCGGCTGTGCCAGTGCCCTCTGGTTGCTGACCCGGCCGGACTGTCGCGCCCTGCGTTCGGTCACCACCCTGTTCGAGGAACTGGGGCGTCATATTCGCCTGCCGGACACTGCGGCGCAGAGCGGCTAA
- a CDS encoding CTP synthase C-terminal region-related (seleno)protein, whose protein sequence is MKPLRIGLVGDRDDGITAHRAIPHALELAARATGRALEGVWLATERIDAARLDDFDGLWCVPGSPYRDTEGALQAIAHARCAALPFLGTCGGFQHALLEHARNVLGWDDAGHAEEAPDGPRRVINPLPCALRETLERVQLSPGSRLAEAYGALDAFEGYHCGYGLNPEFRQQLTQGPLRVAALDAAGAVRAVELDGHPFFVATLFQPERAALIGRLPPLVHAFVRACEERAR, encoded by the coding sequence ATGAAACCATTGCGCATCGGCCTGGTGGGTGACAGGGACGACGGCATCACCGCGCACCGCGCCATTCCGCATGCCCTGGAGCTCGCCGCACGGGCAACGGGGCGGGCCCTGGAAGGCGTGTGGCTGGCGACCGAGCGAATCGACGCGGCCCGCCTCGACGACTTCGACGGCCTCTGGTGCGTGCCGGGCAGCCCATACCGCGATACCGAGGGCGCGCTGCAGGCCATTGCTCACGCACGGTGCGCTGCCCTGCCCTTCCTCGGCACCTGCGGCGGCTTCCAGCACGCCCTGCTGGAACACGCACGCAACGTGCTCGGCTGGGACGATGCCGGGCATGCCGAAGAGGCCCCGGATGGACCGCGCAGGGTGATCAACCCGCTGCCCTGTGCCCTGCGGGAAACCCTGGAACGCGTGCAGCTTTCTCCCGGCTCGCGACTGGCCGAGGCCTATGGCGCCCTCGACGCCTTCGAGGGTTATCACTGCGGCTACGGGCTCAACCCCGAGTTCCGCCAGCAGCTCACCCAGGGACCGCTGCGGGTGGCGGCATTGGACGCCGCCGGCGCGGTCAGGGCGGTGGAGCTGGATGGCCATCCCTTCTTCGTCGCCACCCTGTTCCAGCCGGAACGCGCCGCGCTGATCGGCCGCCTGCCGCCCCTGGTGCACGCCTTCGTCCGGGCCTGCGAGGAACGCGCACGATGA